A single genomic interval of Sphaerodactylus townsendi isolate TG3544 linkage group LG08, MPM_Stown_v2.3, whole genome shotgun sequence harbors:
- the PLS1 gene encoding plastin-1 isoform X3 produces the protein MDPTDGSLFKSLADGILLCKMINLSQPDTIDERVINKKKLTPFTISENLDLALNSASAIGCTVVNIGSQDLKEGKPHLVLGLLWQIIKVGLFADIEISRNEALIGLLSDGEELEQLIKLSPEDLLLRWVNYHLDNAESKRINNFSQDIKDSKAYYHLLKQIAPKGDSSEETAIDIDLSGFNENSDLKRAEYMLQQAEKLGCKQFVTPADVVAGNPKLNMAFVANLFNTYPALHKPESTSYDVNLLEGESKEERTFRNWMNSLGVSPYINHLYSDLADALVIFQLYEMIRVPVQWNHVNKPPYPALGGNMKKIENCNYAVELGKTKARFSLVGIGGQDLNEGHPTLTLALVWQLMRRYTLNVLSDIGEGEKMKINDETIIKWVNQTLANSNKSTTITSFKDKSISTSLPVIDLIDAIAPKAIHPEMVKRENHSETDKLNNAKYAISVARKIGACIYALPDDLVEVKPKMVMTVFACLMARGLNRIK, from the exons ATGGATCCAACAGATGGCAGTCTTTTTAAGTCACTTGCTGATGGCATCCTCCTTTG CAAAATGATAAACTTATCCCAACCAGATACAATTGATGAAAGAGTCATTAATAAGAAGAAGCTTACTCCATTTACTATCTCT GAAAATCTAGATCTTGCACTGAATTCTGCATCAGCTATTGGTTGTACAGTAGTGAATATTGGATCACAAGATCTAAAAGAAGGGAAACCGCATTTGGTATTAGGACTGTTGTGGCAAATTATTAAGGTTGGGCTTTTTGCAGATATAGAAATCTCCAGAAATGAAG CTCTTATTGGTTTACTAAGCGATGGTGAAGAATTAGAACAATTAATTAAACTATCTCCAGAAGACCTCCTGCTGCGCTGGGTTAACTACCATTTGGACAATGCTGAATCGAAGAGAATAAATAACTTTAGTCAAGATATAAAG gATTCAAAAGCGTACTACCACCTGCTTAAGCAAATTGCACCTAAAGGAGACAGCAGTGAGGAGACTGCCATTGACATAGATCTTTCAGGTTtcaat GAGAACAGTGATCTGAAGAGGGCTGAATATATGCTTCAACAAGCAGAGAAACTGGGCTGCAAACAGTTTGTGACTCCAGCAGATGTAGTTGCAGGCAACCCTAAACTTAACATGGCTTTTGTTGCAAATCTCTTTAACACATATCCTGCCCTGCACAAGCCTGAAAGCACTTCTTATGATGTCAATTTGTTAGAAG GAGAAAGTAAGGAAGAAAGGACATTCCGAAACTGGATGAACTCTTTGGGTGTAAGCCCTTATATTAACCACTTGTACAG TGACCTTGCTGATGCGTTAGTAATCTTCCAGCTCTATGAAATGATACGTGTACCAGTTCAGTGGAATCATGTGAACAAACCACCGTATCCTGCACTTGGAGGAAACATGAAAAAG ATTGAAAACTGTAACTATGCAGTGGAACTGGGAAAGACAAAAGCCAGATTTTCCTTAGTTGGCATTGGTGGACAGGACCTCAACGAAGGCCACCCAACACTGACATTGGCACTAGTGTGGCAGTTAATGAGAAG GTACACTTTGAATGTACTGTCAGACattggagagggagagaaaatgaaaataaatgatgaAACTATTATTAAATGGGTGAATCAAACTCTTGCTAATTCAAACAAGAGCACTACAATAACTAGCTTCAAG GATAAATCTATTAGCACCAGTTTACCTGTGATAGATTTAATAGATGCAATCGCACCAAAAGCTATTCATCCAGAAATGGTCAAGAGAGAAAATCATTCTGAAACAGACAAGCTGAATAACGCTAA
- the PLS1 gene encoding plastin-1 isoform X2, whose product MKQKQYNTESDHFKYSDIDNSGYVSDYELQDLFKEASVPLPGYKIREIVEKIIAVTDNNKDGKINFEEFVTVIQELKSNDISKTFRKSINKKKGITAIGGTSPISSEGTQHSYSEEEKVAFVNWINKALQADPDCKHLLPMDPTDGSLFKSLADGILLCKMINLSQPDTIDERVINKKKLTPFTISENLDLALNSASAIGCTVVNIGSQDLKEGKPHLVLGLLWQIIKVGLFADIEISRNEALIGLLSDGEELEQLIKLSPEDLLLRWVNYHLDNAESKRINNFSQDIKDSKAYYHLLKQIAPKGDSSEETAIDIDLSGFNENSDLKRAEYMLQQAEKLGCKQFVTPADVVAGNPKLNMAFVANLFNTYPALHKPESTSYDVNLLEGESKEERTFRNWMNSLGVSPYINHLYSDLADALVIFQLYEMIRVPVQWNHVNKPPYPALGGNMKKIENCNYAVELGKTKARFSLVGIGGQDLNEGHPTLTLALVWQLMRRYTLNVLSDIGEGEKMKINDETIIKWVNQTLANSNKSTTITSFKDKSISTSLPVIDLIDAIAPKAIHPEMVKRENHSETDKLNNAKYAISVARKIGACIYALPDDLVEVKPKMVMTVFACLMARGLNRIK is encoded by the exons ATGAAGCAAAAACAATACAACACTGAATCTGATCATTTTAAATATTCAGATATAGACAACAGTGGATATGTCAGTGATTATGAACTTCAAGACCTTTTCAAAGAAGCAAGCGTTCCTCTGCCTGGATACAAAATACGAGAAATTGTAGAAAAAATTATAGCTGTTACAGATAACAACAAAGATGGCAAAATCAACTTTGAAGAATTTGTAACA GTTATCCAAGAATTAAAAAGTAATGATATTAGCAAAACATTCCgaaaatcaataaacaaaaaaaagggaattACTGCAATTGGAGGAACATCCCCCATTTCCAGTGAGGGGACCCAGCACTCTTACTCAG aggaagaaAAGGTTGCTTTTGTTAACTGGATAAATAAAGCTCTGCAAGCCGACCCTGACTGTAAACATCTTCTCCCCATGGATCCAACAGATGGCAGTCTTTTTAAGTCACTTGCTGATGGCATCCTCCTTTG CAAAATGATAAACTTATCCCAACCAGATACAATTGATGAAAGAGTCATTAATAAGAAGAAGCTTACTCCATTTACTATCTCT GAAAATCTAGATCTTGCACTGAATTCTGCATCAGCTATTGGTTGTACAGTAGTGAATATTGGATCACAAGATCTAAAAGAAGGGAAACCGCATTTGGTATTAGGACTGTTGTGGCAAATTATTAAGGTTGGGCTTTTTGCAGATATAGAAATCTCCAGAAATGAAG CTCTTATTGGTTTACTAAGCGATGGTGAAGAATTAGAACAATTAATTAAACTATCTCCAGAAGACCTCCTGCTGCGCTGGGTTAACTACCATTTGGACAATGCTGAATCGAAGAGAATAAATAACTTTAGTCAAGATATAAAG gATTCAAAAGCGTACTACCACCTGCTTAAGCAAATTGCACCTAAAGGAGACAGCAGTGAGGAGACTGCCATTGACATAGATCTTTCAGGTTtcaat GAGAACAGTGATCTGAAGAGGGCTGAATATATGCTTCAACAAGCAGAGAAACTGGGCTGCAAACAGTTTGTGACTCCAGCAGATGTAGTTGCAGGCAACCCTAAACTTAACATGGCTTTTGTTGCAAATCTCTTTAACACATATCCTGCCCTGCACAAGCCTGAAAGCACTTCTTATGATGTCAATTTGTTAGAAG GAGAAAGTAAGGAAGAAAGGACATTCCGAAACTGGATGAACTCTTTGGGTGTAAGCCCTTATATTAACCACTTGTACAG TGACCTTGCTGATGCGTTAGTAATCTTCCAGCTCTATGAAATGATACGTGTACCAGTTCAGTGGAATCATGTGAACAAACCACCGTATCCTGCACTTGGAGGAAACATGAAAAAG ATTGAAAACTGTAACTATGCAGTGGAACTGGGAAAGACAAAAGCCAGATTTTCCTTAGTTGGCATTGGTGGACAGGACCTCAACGAAGGCCACCCAACACTGACATTGGCACTAGTGTGGCAGTTAATGAGAAG GTACACTTTGAATGTACTGTCAGACattggagagggagagaaaatgaaaataaatgatgaAACTATTATTAAATGGGTGAATCAAACTCTTGCTAATTCAAACAAGAGCACTACAATAACTAGCTTCAAG GATAAATCTATTAGCACCAGTTTACCTGTGATAGATTTAATAGATGCAATCGCACCAAAAGCTATTCATCCAGAAATGGTCAAGAGAGAAAATCATTCTGAAACAGACAAGCTGAATAACGCTAA
- the PLS1 gene encoding plastin-1 isoform X1, whose amino-acid sequence MENSITTISREELEELKEAFSKIDIDNSGYVSDYELQDLFKEASVPLPGYKIREIVEKIIAVTDNNKDGKINFEEFVTVIQELKSNDISKTFRKSINKKKGITAIGGTSPISSEGTQHSYSEEEKVAFVNWINKALQADPDCKHLLPMDPTDGSLFKSLADGILLCKMINLSQPDTIDERVINKKKLTPFTISENLDLALNSASAIGCTVVNIGSQDLKEGKPHLVLGLLWQIIKVGLFADIEISRNEALIGLLSDGEELEQLIKLSPEDLLLRWVNYHLDNAESKRINNFSQDIKDSKAYYHLLKQIAPKGDSSEETAIDIDLSGFNENSDLKRAEYMLQQAEKLGCKQFVTPADVVAGNPKLNMAFVANLFNTYPALHKPESTSYDVNLLEGESKEERTFRNWMNSLGVSPYINHLYSDLADALVIFQLYEMIRVPVQWNHVNKPPYPALGGNMKKIENCNYAVELGKTKARFSLVGIGGQDLNEGHPTLTLALVWQLMRRYTLNVLSDIGEGEKMKINDETIIKWVNQTLANSNKSTTITSFKDKSISTSLPVIDLIDAIAPKAIHPEMVKRENHSETDKLNNAKYAISVARKIGACIYALPDDLVEVKPKMVMTVFACLMARGLNRIK is encoded by the exons ATGGAAAATAGCATAACCACAATTTCCCGTGAAGAACTGGAAGAATTAAAAGAAGCATTCAGTAAAATAG ATATAGACAACAGTGGATATGTCAGTGATTATGAACTTCAAGACCTTTTCAAAGAAGCAAGCGTTCCTCTGCCTGGATACAAAATACGAGAAATTGTAGAAAAAATTATAGCTGTTACAGATAACAACAAAGATGGCAAAATCAACTTTGAAGAATTTGTAACA GTTATCCAAGAATTAAAAAGTAATGATATTAGCAAAACATTCCgaaaatcaataaacaaaaaaaagggaattACTGCAATTGGAGGAACATCCCCCATTTCCAGTGAGGGGACCCAGCACTCTTACTCAG aggaagaaAAGGTTGCTTTTGTTAACTGGATAAATAAAGCTCTGCAAGCCGACCCTGACTGTAAACATCTTCTCCCCATGGATCCAACAGATGGCAGTCTTTTTAAGTCACTTGCTGATGGCATCCTCCTTTG CAAAATGATAAACTTATCCCAACCAGATACAATTGATGAAAGAGTCATTAATAAGAAGAAGCTTACTCCATTTACTATCTCT GAAAATCTAGATCTTGCACTGAATTCTGCATCAGCTATTGGTTGTACAGTAGTGAATATTGGATCACAAGATCTAAAAGAAGGGAAACCGCATTTGGTATTAGGACTGTTGTGGCAAATTATTAAGGTTGGGCTTTTTGCAGATATAGAAATCTCCAGAAATGAAG CTCTTATTGGTTTACTAAGCGATGGTGAAGAATTAGAACAATTAATTAAACTATCTCCAGAAGACCTCCTGCTGCGCTGGGTTAACTACCATTTGGACAATGCTGAATCGAAGAGAATAAATAACTTTAGTCAAGATATAAAG gATTCAAAAGCGTACTACCACCTGCTTAAGCAAATTGCACCTAAAGGAGACAGCAGTGAGGAGACTGCCATTGACATAGATCTTTCAGGTTtcaat GAGAACAGTGATCTGAAGAGGGCTGAATATATGCTTCAACAAGCAGAGAAACTGGGCTGCAAACAGTTTGTGACTCCAGCAGATGTAGTTGCAGGCAACCCTAAACTTAACATGGCTTTTGTTGCAAATCTCTTTAACACATATCCTGCCCTGCACAAGCCTGAAAGCACTTCTTATGATGTCAATTTGTTAGAAG GAGAAAGTAAGGAAGAAAGGACATTCCGAAACTGGATGAACTCTTTGGGTGTAAGCCCTTATATTAACCACTTGTACAG TGACCTTGCTGATGCGTTAGTAATCTTCCAGCTCTATGAAATGATACGTGTACCAGTTCAGTGGAATCATGTGAACAAACCACCGTATCCTGCACTTGGAGGAAACATGAAAAAG ATTGAAAACTGTAACTATGCAGTGGAACTGGGAAAGACAAAAGCCAGATTTTCCTTAGTTGGCATTGGTGGACAGGACCTCAACGAAGGCCACCCAACACTGACATTGGCACTAGTGTGGCAGTTAATGAGAAG GTACACTTTGAATGTACTGTCAGACattggagagggagagaaaatgaaaataaatgatgaAACTATTATTAAATGGGTGAATCAAACTCTTGCTAATTCAAACAAGAGCACTACAATAACTAGCTTCAAG GATAAATCTATTAGCACCAGTTTACCTGTGATAGATTTAATAGATGCAATCGCACCAAAAGCTATTCATCCAGAAATGGTCAAGAGAGAAAATCATTCTGAAACAGACAAGCTGAATAACGCTAA